The genome window GCGTGCACCAGAGCCTCGTTGTAATGCCGCAACGCTTCCTGCGCATGCTTCAAGGCTTCCGGCGTGTGCATCTTCACCTGCTGCGACGCATCGTCCATTTTCAGACTGAATTCGAGATGCTTGATCATTTCCTGCAAATGCAGATGGCCTTCTTCTCCATGTCCCAGGCCGACACTGGCATGCCCTCCCGACTGCGCCCAGACAGGCGTTACGGAGAACATCCCCAAAACAGCCGCTCCCACCACCATCGAGAGCGCTTTATTAACGAGGCGCTTCATACGGACCCCCTGAAGGATTCACTCATAATGGAAAAACACTCGATCCCGCTGTGCTTCGTTTCATTTATCCCTTAAATATCCACCAATCGCCCAACCTTGTCAACGCACAAACCGACCCCGCTTCAGGCAAAAAAAAATCCCCCCGGCCCAGCGGAGGGATGACGAAAACACTTAAAAACGGCAGCCTTCAAACCTGCATGCGCATGACTTCCTGATAGGCTTCGACGATCTTGTTGCGCACCTGCATGGTCATCTGGAATGCGAGATCGGCCTTGCTGACCGCCAGCATCGCGCCGTGGACATTCTGCGATTCGCCGGACACCAGCTTTTCAATCGCCTGGTCGGCCTCCTTCTGCAAGCTGTCCACCTGCTTGATGGATTCGGAAAGCGTGTCCTTGAACGACGGCGCATTGGGATCGATTTTAGGCGACACACCCTTACCGTGAACCTGGCCGAGGCCCGGCCCCAGCACGTTTTTCAGATTGGTTTTGAGGGTGTTGTCATCCATCGTTCAGCTCCAGATTTCCTCTCATCAAGGTATTCCTATCCTGCTGCTTTGTCAATCTTTAACGACCCGTCCCCGCTCCTCAACCCTGCACGTTTTCGCGGATGGCGGTGCGGATGATGGAGCCGCGTTTGCTCATCAACTGCACGGTGGCGGAATACCCGATCTGGGTCTCGGCCAACTTGCTCATCTCTTTGTCAACATTGACATTATTGCCATTCGAGCGGGCAGCGTCGGGTTCCGCATACACCTCGGGTTGCAGGCTGCGCAGGGAATCCATGCCGGAGCCCAGGTGCCCGGACTGCGTTTTTTTCAGGTTCAAGCCGTCTCCGGAACCCATGGCATCCTGCAAGGCACCTTTAAAATCAATGTCTTTTGCCTTATAACCGGGAGTATCCATGTTGCTGATGTTGCTGGACACCAGCAACTGACGCTGCGACTGAAAATCCAGCGACTTACTCATTAATAGCGGTACGGGATCTGAAAACAATAAGCGGTCGATCAACATAAATTCACTCTCCTTTTACCTTACCTCTAGCAAAACGGATGCCACAGGCACACGATTCAATATAAGCCATTATTTTTAAATGATTTATAAGTTTTTCGGAAAAACTCCCACAGGCCGGCACCAAAAATTTGGCGATTTTAAGGGAAAATTTTTCCCTATCGTGTTGGGATTCCTGACGTTTCGGCCGCCCTGTCTTCGGTGTATAATGTGTGTAGAATACTTACTCTCTTATTGGAAAGCCTGTTCATGACCCAAGATTTGAACGCCCTCACTGCCAATCTGAAACGGTTCCAGAAGGAAAACCTGTCGGACATCCTGCACGTCATGGCCGGCGGACTGAAAAATGCTTTCCGCTGCGACTCGGTCCGCATCTACCTCGAAGACCTGTATGAGGGCATGTTGATCTGCCATTACGTCTCCGATGAAAATCATCCGGACCGCCACCGCATCACCAAATACATTTCGCCCAAGGAGTCCATCACCTCCAAGGCATTTTATGAAAATGCGGTGGTGGCGTCGTGGAAGCATCCCGGCGGCGTCGCCAACTTCCGCAACCCGTTCGAGACGCTCTCCGGCATCCAGTCCACGGCCGTGTTCCCCATCACCTACCAGATGCGCCCCATTGGCACCATCAACCTCGACTGGAACAAGGATGGGGAGTTTTTAACGCCCGCACAGATCGAACAGATCAGCGCTTTCATCGCCGACAACAGCGCCGGCATCGAACGCGCCAAGCGGTTCCATCAAAACATTTCCTTTTCCAAATACCTCGACACCGCGCGCAAGAAAGAAGGCGCGTGGATGATGATGCGCTCCGCCGTCAACCTGATCGAAAAACTGAGCCTCGCTTCGGTGCTGGTGCCGGCAACGGAACAGAATTCGAAAACGCGCGGCGCCAAAACGGCCGACCTCGTCGAAATCCTCGCGGTCTATTCCAAGAACATCGAACACGCCGACATCTACAACAAACGCGATCAGATCCACGTACTGGAAGGCCGCCACCTGATCAACCGCATCGTCCGTTACGAAAAAAAACAGGGACTGGTGATGAACGATCCCAACCAGAACTCGATCTATCACGAGAACGTGATGGACGAACAGTTTCCGCGTAAAGAGATCGCCAGCGAGATCAACCTGGTCTCGCTCTACCAGGTGCCGAAGTACGACAAAAAGACGGGCCGCTTCATCTGCGCCATCAACTACTACACCGGCGAGCCTTACGAGTTCACCCCGTTCGAAAAAACCTTGTTGCAGGAACACGCCTCGATGGTGGAGACCATCATCCTCGAAGAAAGCCCGACGCATATCGAAATCCAGGTATTGAGCGAGATTGAGGAATTGTTGTCGGACACGAATACCTCCCTGCCGCGTTTTCTCGACAGCATCCTGGCGAAGACATCGGAATTGATCGGCGCCGACTGCGGCACCATCGCCCTCCTGCAAACGATCGACGGCAAACCGTGGTTGCAGGTGGAAGATGAAGACGGCGGTCTGATCGGGGCCAAGTCGCGCGGCTGGAAAAAAAACAAAATCATGCCGCTGCAAGTCGGCGGCAACGATCTGCCGGACGATGTGAAATCGATGAACGGCTATTGCGCCCACACGGCGCGACCGGTGCTGCTCAACGACGTACGCAATTCGCGCAATACGCAGGGCTTCTACAAAAACCTGTCACCCGCCATCCGCTCGGAGCTGGCAGTGCCCATCATTTATCAGAACCGGGTGCTGGGGGTGTTGAACCAGGACAGCTTCCGCCTCAACTTCTTCACCGATGAACACAAAAAGATTTTGCAGATCATCGCCAGCCTCATCAGCCAGAAGGTCAACCATCTTTTGCAGATCGAAGCCCTGCGCCGGGACATGACCGTATTGAAACGCGAGATCGAATACCGCGATCCCAACGTGTCGTCCTATTACCTGGGCAACGTCATCGGCCGCAGCCGAAAGATCCACACGCTGGTCAAGCAGATCGACGTGGTGGTGGACTCCATCTGCAACCGCATGCTCAACTGGGAACGCTCGCCGCAGACGGAAGCCTTCATGGGCCTACCGTCGTTGCTCATCACGGGCGAGACCGGTGCGGGTAAGGAATTTTTCTTCAACAACATTTATTCGCGGGTAACGGAGACGTTCCGCCAGAAGAAACGTCCCGATTTCGAATTGCCGCTGCGCAAAACCAATATCGCCGCCTACAGTGGCGAGTTGACCTACAGCGAACTGTTCGGGCACAAGAAAGGCGCGTTCACCAGCGCCGACTCCAACCGTCAGGGCATTCTGGAAGAAGCCAACGGCGGCATCGTGTTCCTCGACGAGATCGGCGACATCGATCCCAAAACGCAGGTGCAGTTGTTGCGCTTCCTCGACACCGGCGTGTTCGTGCGCCTCGGCGAAAACCAGCCGTGCTATGCGCGCATCTTCCTCATCGCCGCCACCAACAAAAATCTGCTGAAGGAAATCGAGGCCGGCCGTTTCCGCGAAGACCTCTATCACCGCCTGAACGCGCTGAGTTTTCGAATTCCATCGCTCAACGACCGGAGGGAGGACATCCCCGATCTGGCGACGCATTTTCTGGGGCGGTTGTACACGACGTATAAGGGCGGCGACCAGACAGGCCCGGCCCCTCGGCTGGGAGCGGACGCCATGGAGTATTTGAAACATCGCAGCTACCGCGGCAACGTGCGCGAGTTGAAAAACATTCTGCTGCGGGCGCTCATGTTCAACAAGGGCGGCGTCATCACCCGCGACCACCTGGCGGCGAGCGATCAGGAAAACATGGTGGAGACGGCGGCGTTCGATGCCGCGCCGGTGGGACAGGTGACGAATCTGCTGGAAGAGATCGAGTCCGCGCGCGGCAACTTCTGGACGCACATCTACGAACCGTTCAAGACCAAGCAGATGACGCGCGACACGGTGAAAACGGTGATCGAGACGGCAAAGACGAAGTATCAGACCAACCTGCCGGGGCTGGCGGTGAAGCTGGGCGTGTGCACCGACCACTTCCGCACCGACTCCGAGGAAAGCAAAAAGTTCATGAGCTTCAAAAACTTTTTATACAAGACCGTGAAAATCTCGGAGAATTGAGGAAAAGACTTTTTAACCACCGATGCACACAGATGAACACAGATACCCGGCTGCGCCGAGAGCGGGCACCGGTCTCAGTTACCTTGCAAGCATTCCTCAACCTGGTGCTAAGAAGACCGATCGGTCCCCCCTTGTAAAGGGGGTTAGGGGGATTCTTCCGTTGAAATCCCGAACGCAGTGAGGGATCTCGATGCTCATCAAGTTTCATCATAGTGTCATCCTTCACTTCGTTCAGGACGACGACCCGAAGGAAAAAGCCCCCTAGCCCCCTTCGGAGAAGGGGGAACTTAAATCCCCCTCCCCTTTTCAAGGGGAGGGCTGGGAGGGGTTAGCTTTTCGGGCTATATGGGAATCACTCGGAGGAATCGAAAACGACGAGAAATCTATGAAGAAAAAAGGAATGAAATCGATGCTACCCAAAAACCGTCCTCCGACACATCCAGGAGAGATGTTACTGAAGGAGTTTCTGGAACCGGGAAAGATCACGCAGACAAAATTCGCCCAGCACCTGAGGTGGCCTTTCGCACGTCTGAATGAAATCATCCACGGCAAGCGGGGAGTTTCACCCGAATCCGCGCTTTCACTGGGCGAGGCATTGGGAACAGGACCGGAGTTCTGGTTGAACCTGCAACGCGACTGGGACCTGTGGCACAGCCTGCGCGGCCATGAATCCGTGCCTCTTCTTAAGGTCAAGTCGAAGGGTTAGCTTGCCCCTCAGTAAGGGCAATTGTCAGCCAAACACTAACACTATATATTTTTTCATTTATTTGAAATATTTCCATGAAAACCAAGCAACAATAAGCCCAGCAATAATAGTAAAAAGCCAGCCAAGTAACCCTAATCCGACCTTCTTGAGCCAAATATGCGATGTCCCCTTATTATGCTGAGCTTTAAGTTCTTTCAAATACTCTCGCCCATAGATATTAATTCGAGGCTCTAGGTATTCCATGTCATCTTGACTTGATGCATCAATCGCTTCCAAAAATCCACCTTCATGAAGCTCTCTTATTGTTTCAACAGACACGGTTGAAGTGTCATTATTTATGCGATCTGGTAATTTACCTTCCTCAGCAAGCTCTAAGACTCGAATGATTTCTTTTTCACTCATGCTTTTCCCATGTTTAACATCTACTCATTTAATCTCGTACCCATCTATGGAAAAGGTAAAAATATACTCATTCACAACATCTTCAATTTTTATGGGCAATAAAACCTGGACATTTTTCCCTACCAAACCGCTTGCCTTTTGATCTACTTCTTCTGCTCCCATACCATAACTGGGAAATAAGGGATCTTCGCGCCATCCCCCATATTGGCCACTTACATAATAAATATTGTCAGCTGGAAACACCATGTCTGAAATGGTAGCTCCTCTTACGATAACCGTTGGTGGTTGCGGACTATTTCGATCAACATACTTAACTCCGCTATGGATAACCCTTTTGCTCCGGCCCGATTGATCAACATATACCGCCTCATCCCAATTAATCTTCACTGAATGCGATGTCTTGTTGGTCAATACAAAATCAAATTGAGATGATGTAGGCAACCAAACAATTTTGATAAGACCATCTTCAAAACTGTATTTTGTTTTGCCTTCGTCTTTAAACCGAATGATTTTGGGTTTTCCATATCGTTCTTTAGCATCCGCAGGACGCTCTACCTCCTTCAACCCAATATCATAGGTTGCAAAATGTGTAGGCCCACAAGCAAAGAGAAAACATGTCAAGGCCATTAACAAAAATCCTCTTTTCATAATTCACCCCCCCTATTTGTTGAAATTCACCAGAACCAAAAGTTTCGCTATGTGGAAATTTGACTCTACAGCATAGTAACGAAAATTTCACCCATCACCCCTCCCCCGTCTCCGCCTTATACGCCGCGACGATGGTGTCGCGGAGGTGTTTTTTGAAGGCGGGAGTTTCGGCGATGATGAGGTCTTTGTACTGGCCGTCCTTCCCCACCTGGCTGGGCAGTTGAATGTACATTGCGCCGTTTGATTTTTTGTAAATCTGGATGCCTTTGATGGTCAGCACTCCCTCCAGCGTCACCTCCGCATAGGCTTTTAAATCCTTGTAAGGCTCTCCCGGCTCGAAGGGATAAACGATCGTTTTGGTGATGGTCATGGGATTTTTCCTGTGGCGATTTGATCTTGGCGGGCCGATTTGTTACAATATGTCACCTATTGACGCACCGCATTTCTTCCAAATACCTAAATTACAATTATTTACGGTCTCCGGTGCTATCCGTATTCACGGTTTGACATCGTATTTCACGATTTCGATTTTAAATCATTTTTAATATTTGTCCCAAAAATTTCAAGGAGTTATACATGAGTTCTACTGTAGCCGCCGCGGAAAACTATAAAGTGAAAGACCTGTCCCTTGCGGATTGGGGACGGCAGGAAATCATCATTGCCGAAAAAGAAATGCCGGGTCTCATGGCGCTCCGCGAAAAATACGGTAAAGACAAACCCCTGAAAGGCGCTCGCATTGCAGGGTCGCTGCACATGACCATTCAGACCGCCGTGCTGATCGAAACCCTCGCCGAACTGGGTGCTGAAATCCGCTGGGCGTCCTGCAACATCTTCTCCACGCAGGATCATGCCGCGGCCGCGATCGCCAAATCCGGTATCCCGGTGTTCGCCTGGAAAAGCATGACGGAAGAGGAATACTGGTGGTGCACCGGCCAGACTCTGCTGTTCGACGAAGGTCCCAACATGATTCTCGACGACGGCGGCGACCTGACCGGCTACGTCCACGACAAGCATCCGGAAATGCTGCCGAACATCAAGGGCATCTCCGAAGAGACGACGACGGGCGTGCACAAGCTGTACAAAATGATGAAGAACGGCTCGCTGAAATCGCCGGCCATCAACGTCAACGATTCCGTCACCAAATCCAAGTTCGACAACCTGTACGGTTGCCGCGAATCCCTCGCCGACGGCATCAAGCGCGCCACCGACATCATGGTCGCGGGCAAGGTGGTGGTGATTGCAGGCTACGGCGACGTCGGCAAGGGCTGTGCGCAGTCCATGCGCGCTTACGGCGCTCGCGTGTTGATCACGGAAATCGATCCCATCTGCGCCCTGCAGGCGGCGATGGAAGGCTATGAAGTGACAAGTTTGGAAGACGCCCTGCCGGAAGCCGACATCTACGTCACGACGACGGGTTGTGAGGACATCATCCGCATCGATCACATGGAAAAGATGAAGGACACGGCGATCGTGTGCAACATCGGCCATTTCGATTGTGAGATCCAGGTGGAGCAGTTGAACAACTTCAAGGGCATCAAGAAGGAAGAGATCAAGCCGCAGGTGGACAAGTACACCTTCCCGGACGGGCATTTCATCATTTTGCTGGCGGAAGGCCGGCTGGTGAACCTGGGTTGCGCCACCGGGCATCCTTCGTTCGTCATGTCCGCTTCCTTCACCAATCAGGTGCTGGCGCAGATCGAACTGTACACGAAGAAATACGAGCTCGGCGTGTACACGCTGCCCAAACATCTGGACGAGGAAGTGGCGCGTCTGCATCTCGAAAAGCTGGGCGTCAAACTGACGCGACTGACCGACAAGCAGGCTGACTACCTGGGCATTCCCGTCGGCGGTCCTTACAAGCCGGATCACTACCGGTACTAATACCGGAAGCATCTTAAATAAGAGAAACGGCGTCCCTTTGGGGACGCCGTTTTTTTTGGTTTCAGATTTTGATCCGGGTTTCGTTACGGATTCGGACTCCATCCAATCTATAACTCTCCGCCTCCTAGATATCGTCGGATAAAAATCTATCCTCTTCAAAAAACGCCAGGATGGGGCGGGGGTGATGCGTTTCATTTTTTTCGCAGGCCGCAATCAAACCATCGATGGCCTGGCGCAAATCATTCAACTTCTCAATCCGGTTATCAATGGCCTGCCTTTTGACCCGTGCTTTATTCAGGACCGTGGCAGCCGTCTGCTTTTTATTGACCTGAAGGTTTAAAATTTCAGAAATTTCATCGAGGGAAAAACCAAGCTTCTGGGCGTTCTTGATAAACAAGATGCGTTTCGCGTCTTCCTGGCTGTACAGGCGATAACCGGAACGGGAACGCAGGGGGGGATCGATCAGGTTGCGGGTTTCATAGTAACGCAGGGTTTCCTTGTTCACTCTCACCAACTTTGCCAACTGACTCCGGGTATAAGTGTCCATGAGAAGGCCCTCCACTTAGAATATAGTCCCTGTACTCTGAAACGGGGTCAAACATTTTCCAAGCAGGCCACCCTAAAAAGATGGATTTTAAGTTTTCAAATGGCGTTCCTTTTGAAAAATTGGATCATCCACGGAATGATCTCTTCATACGCGTCTTCCACAATATAATGACCCCCCTCTTCCACTTGATGGATTTCCGCTTCGGGGAAATAGGTTTTCCAGCGTTGCAGGAAATAATCATTAAAGCAAAAATCCTTCATTCCCCATATCAGTTGCACCGGCCGGTCACGAAAAAAACCGAGTTTGGATTCGATGTGCTCCACCACCGGATAACTGGGGACTGCAGGATGCATCGGAATGTCCTGCACAAACCGCAACGTGGCGATGCGGTTTTCGACGCTATTGTAAGGAGCGAGATAGCCCCGTTTCACTTCAGCGGTCATGCGATCACGTTGCCTGCATGCCCAGACCAGGGCCATGCGCGCAAACAAATTAAAATTTAAAATCGCCACCGGACCGATCACCGGTTGGCGGCACAAGTTGATGCTGAAAGGAATGCGGTCCGTCCGAAACGCGGCGGTGTTGAACAGCACCAGCCGTTTGATTTTTTCCGGGTGCCGTACGGCAAGTCCCATGCCAATGGCGCCGCCCCAGTCGTGCATGACGAGAGTGATGTTATCGAGGCTCAACTTCTCGATCAAACGCTCGAGGTTGTCAATATGCTGGCTGAGCGTGTAATTATAATCTTGAGGTTTGTCGGAAAGGCCGCAGCCCATGTGATCCGGCACCACGCAGCGGTACTGGCTGCGCAAACCGCGAACCAGGTTGCGGTAATAAAACGACCAGGTCGGATTGCCGTGCAGCATGAGCAGGGTTTCACCCTGGCCTTCGTCGAGGTAGTGATAGCGGAGTTCATTCAGGTCGAGATAATGCGACTCGAAGGGATAGATGTTTTTGAGCTCGTCGAGGCAGACATCGGTCACCATTCCGCCCCCAGCATGACACAACTCAAGCCGCTGCCGATTCCGAGCAGCCCCACCTTCTGGCCCGGCAGGATGACGCCCTGTTCATCGCCCAGCGCCAGCGTCACCGGCAGGGCAGCGGAACCGGTATTGCCTAGAAACTCCAGCGTGGAGAAATCCTTATCGAGGTTCAGCTGCAATGTTTCATAGAGCAACTTGCGGTGCAGGTGGCCCACCTGATGACAGAACACGCGATCGACATCATCGTTGCCCCAATTCAAATTATGTTTCATCACGTCCCAGGTTTGGCGAGCCAGCTCACACCCTTCCTGCATGAGGGTTTCGGAATCGGTTTCCATCAACGGCGCCGCGTCTCCGCCCATGCCGGAATCCTGATTGCCCTGGCAAAGATGGTTGAACTGCGTAGCCGACTGGTAAGCGCCGCCGATCAAGCGATGCCCGGTGGTGGCCAGGTCTTTGTGCGCCAACAGGACGGCGACCGCGGCGGAACCGATGGTGAAGGAAGCAAACGCGGACTTGATTTTGTTGCGCGTGGGGTTGGGGTCGGCCAACAACGTTTCGATGGTGTGATCGACCAGAGGGCCGCCATTTTCTCCGGAAACGATGAGCCCGGCGCGAATCTGTCCGCACTCGATCATGTTCGCCACCTGGATCATGCCGTTGAGAACACCCAAACAGGCGTTGGACACGTCATAAAAAATGGAATCGGGCCGGAGCTTGAGGCTGTTGTGCACAACGGAGGCCGTGGCAGGCTCCAGAAAATCGCGACTCACCGAGCCGCAGATGAGGCATCCGATTTCGTTGCGGTCCATCGGGGTGCGGGCCAGCGCATCCTCTCCGGCTTTCGAAGCCACCGCGCTGGGAAACACACCCTTGTCCCAGAAGCGGCGCTCGCGGATGCCACTCATCAACTCCAATCGTCCAACGGAAAGTTTGAACCTGTCGTACAAAGGGCCGAGGCGGCGTTCCAGGTCGTCCGACTTGACGATGTTTTCGGGGAGGTGATGGCCTATCGCTTCGATGCAAACGTTTTCAAATCGCATAATGCCTTCCTCATGCGGAGCCGATGATTTGCATCTCGTAATACTTCTGGTACTGCGGGCACTGTTCCAGCAACTGCTCGTGGTTGCCCTGCCCCACCATTTTTCCATGTTCCATCACGATGATGCGATCGGCATGCTTGATGGTGGAAAACCGGTGTGCGATGACAAAGGTGGTGCGGTGTTCCATGAGATTGTTCAGGGCATCCTGCACCAGTTTTTCAGATTCGGAATCGAGCGCCGAGGTGGCTTCGTCCAGAACCAGAATCGGAGCGTTGCGGACAATGGCGCGGGCAATGGCAATGCGCTGCCGTTGTCCTCCGGACAGTTTCAGCCCGCGTTCACCGATCACCGTGTCATAGCCATCGTCCAATGCCTGCACATACGTGTCCACGTGGGCGGCCTTGGCGGCGCGCACGATATCGTCCTTCGTCGCATCGGGATTGCCGTAGCCGATGTTCGCCCAGATGGTGTCGTTGAACAAAAACGTTTCCTGCGTCACCAGCGCCAGGTTGCGTCGCAGAGACTGTGAACTGATGTCATTGATGTTCACGCCATCAATGAGAATTTCTCCCTGCGTTACGTTGAAAAATTTGAACAGCAGGTCCACCAGTGTGGTCTTGCCCGCGCCGCTCATGCCAACGATGGCGAGCACCTCCGATTTTTTCACCGTCAGGTTGATATCGCTCAGCACCATCGTATCGCGGGTCGGGTACTTGAAGCCCACATTGCGGTATTCGATGCGGTCCTGAAATTCCGTCAAATCCAACGTGCCGTCGTTTGCTTTTTCTTCTTCCGTATCGAGGACGGAAAACACGCGCTCGGCGGCCGCCACCGCTTTCTGCGAATCGGTATAAGTTTTGAAAAGAATGCGCATGGGATCGTACATCATGAACATGCCGAGCACGAAAGCGAAAAAGGCTCCCTGGGTGATCTCCCCTTCCAGCACTTCAAATCCTCCCAGCCACAACACCACCGAGCCACCGAGCACCGCCAGCACTTCCATCATCGGGGATGTGAACTCGGTATAACGGACGTCCTTCTTCATGATTTTGAGGAACTCATCGTTGTGCCGTTCCAGTTTTTTATCTTCCTGCTCTTCCAGTCCGAACGCACGCACGACCTTGATGCCGGAAATGGATTCCAGCATGGTGGAGTTGATGTCCGCCAGCAGTTCCTGCCCACGCCGTCCCAGTTTCCTCAACTTGCGGGCGACCATGCCGGTCGGGACCAAAGCCACCGGGATCACAAAAATGGCGATGAGGGCCCAATCCCATTTCAGCCAAAACACCCAGAACAGCAGGCCGATGAACATCACCACACTCTGAATGGTGTCCTTGATGTACTTGGTGAGCGACAACAGCATGGCGTTGACGTCGTTGACGAGGCGCGACATCAATTGACCCGTAGTGTCTTTTTCAAAAAAACCGTAAGGCAGTTTGTGAATGTGCTGAAACATTTCCAGACGAATCTTCGCCACCAGTTCCCAGCCGATCTGAAAAATGATGACGCTCTGTATATAGCGCAGAACTCCCTTGGTCAGGTAAAGCGCAATGACGATCAAGGGCAACATCTTCAGCATGAAGTAATCTTTTTCGACAAAAATCTTGTCGAAGGTCTGCTGAACCAACGGGACGGGAGACGTGGAGAGGGCTCCAACCAGGACAGACGTCAGCAACGTCAGGATCACTTTCCCTTTATAGGGAAGAAGATAATGGACCAGTCGCTGGTAGATGGTTGCCTTTTTCATGTTGTCAGGATGCGGAGGAGGCTGTGTGTTGTCAAGACGGGGTCATAAAAAAGCCCCTGGCCGTTGACGGTTATCAACGGACAGGGGCTTGATCTGCACATTTTTAACGATTGCACGCCGTGCAACGCCTTTCGAAATAAAGCTGAGGGCTTCAGTCCTTATTTCTTTTGCGGCAGAAAATCATCCAAGGTCGCCCCACTGTTGATCATCTCAGTCATGACCTTGATGGATTCTTCAATTCCCTTTTGACAGGTATCGAGATCGATCTCCATCAAATTGAAATGGTTGGCATAGTCCAGAACCCGCTCACGGGTGTTTTCCCGCATGAAGCCCTGGGGCACCTGCTCAATCCGGGCAATGGCATCTTCCGTCCACAGGAACCGGGTCGGATCGACCGGGCCTTTGGAGAAGTTTTTGCCGGGGAACAGAGCGGGATCGCCATAAGCTTGAAGGTGACCCTTATCGCCGTTCCCGTTGCCGGTTTCTTTACCATTGCCACCGTTGCCTGGCGTTTCCGCAACTGCGACTTCTTTGC of Nitrospina watsonii contains these proteins:
- a CDS encoding ABC transporter ATP-binding protein; the protein is MKKATIYQRLVHYLLPYKGKVILTLLTSVLVGALSTSPVPLVQQTFDKIFVEKDYFMLKMLPLIVIALYLTKGVLRYIQSVIIFQIGWELVAKIRLEMFQHIHKLPYGFFEKDTTGQLMSRLVNDVNAMLLSLTKYIKDTIQSVVMFIGLLFWVFWLKWDWALIAIFVIPVALVPTGMVARKLRKLGRRGQELLADINSTMLESISGIKVVRAFGLEEQEDKKLERHNDEFLKIMKKDVRYTEFTSPMMEVLAVLGGSVVLWLGGFEVLEGEITQGAFFAFVLGMFMMYDPMRILFKTYTDSQKAVAAAERVFSVLDTEEEKANDGTLDLTEFQDRIEYRNVGFKYPTRDTMVLSDINLTVKKSEVLAIVGMSGAGKTTLVDLLFKFFNVTQGEILIDGVNINDISSQSLRRNLALVTQETFLFNDTIWANIGYGNPDATKDDIVRAAKAAHVDTYVQALDDGYDTVIGERGLKLSGGQRQRIAIARAIVRNAPILVLDEATSALDSESEKLVQDALNNLMEHRTTFVIAHRFSTIKHADRIIVMEHGKMVGQGNHEQLLEQCPQYQKYYEMQIIGSA